A DNA window from Sphingomonas profundi contains the following coding sequences:
- a CDS encoding acetyl-CoA acetyltransferase, with protein sequence MATGIKDKVAILGMGCSRFGERWDAGSPELMAEAFEEALADAGIGREQIEAAWFGCYGDAVNVGNSAIPAATALRLDGIPVSRMENMCATGTETLRAAAYAVAAGAVDVALAIGSEKLKDTGYGGLPTPFKGTFNDLWMPMGSAPAGFAQLASGYRARHGISRDDLKRAIGHVSWKSHQNGQHSPKAHFRKPVPMETILRAPMIADPLGLFDCSGVSDGAACAIVTTPEMARALGKTDIVSIKALQISASSGRETQLAEWDGSSVPNTRNAAARAYREAGITDPRTQLGLTEVHDCFSITELVTMEDLGLSDDGRAVFDVLDGAFDRDGRLPCQIDGGLKCFGHPIAASGLRMAYEIYSQLLGRAGGRQLADPSLGLAHNLGGVPYQGVAAISILGLMGR encoded by the coding sequence ATGGCAACGGGTATCAAGGACAAGGTCGCGATCCTCGGCATGGGGTGCTCGCGGTTCGGCGAGCGTTGGGACGCGGGCTCGCCCGAGCTGATGGCGGAGGCGTTCGAGGAGGCGCTGGCCGACGCCGGCATCGGGCGAGAGCAGATCGAGGCGGCGTGGTTCGGCTGCTACGGCGACGCGGTGAACGTCGGCAATTCCGCGATCCCCGCGGCCACCGCGCTGCGGCTGGACGGCATCCCCGTCAGCCGCATGGAGAATATGTGCGCGACCGGCACGGAGACGCTGCGCGCGGCCGCCTACGCGGTCGCCGCAGGGGCGGTCGACGTGGCGCTCGCGATCGGTTCGGAGAAATTGAAGGACACCGGCTACGGCGGTCTGCCGACCCCGTTCAAGGGCACGTTCAACGACCTGTGGATGCCGATGGGTTCCGCTCCCGCCGGGTTCGCGCAGCTCGCTTCCGGCTACCGTGCGCGCCACGGCATCTCACGCGACGATCTGAAGCGCGCGATCGGCCATGTCTCGTGGAAGAGCCACCAGAATGGCCAGCACAGCCCGAAGGCGCACTTCCGCAAGCCCGTGCCGATGGAGACGATCCTGCGCGCGCCGATGATCGCCGATCCGCTCGGCCTGTTCGACTGTTCGGGCGTATCGGACGGCGCCGCCTGCGCGATCGTGACGACGCCCGAGATGGCGCGCGCGCTGGGCAAGACCGACATCGTGTCGATCAAGGCCCTGCAGATCTCGGCGAGCTCGGGGCGGGAGACGCAGCTGGCGGAATGGGACGGCAGCAGCGTGCCCAACACCCGCAACGCCGCCGCGCGCGCCTATCGCGAGGCGGGGATCACCGATCCGCGCACGCAGCTGGGCCTGACCGAGGTGCACGACTGTTTCTCGATCACGGAACTCGTGACGATGGAGGATCTCGGCCTCTCCGACGACGGACGCGCGGTCTTCGATGTGCTGGACGGCGCGTTCGACCGCGACGGGCGCCTGCCCTGCCAGATCGACGGCGGGCTCAAATGCTTCGGCCATCCGATCGCCGCATCCGGGCTGCGCATGGCCTACGAGATCTACAGCCAGCTGCTCGGCCGCGCCGGCGGCCGCCAGCTTGCCGATCCCTCGCTCGGCCTGGCCCACAATCTCGGCGGGGTGCCCTATCAGGGTGTCGCCGCGATCTCGATCCTGGGATTGATGGGCCGATGA
- a CDS encoding SDR family NAD(P)-dependent oxidoreductase, which translates to MSLLEGRVAIVTGGGRGLGRTYAIMLAAHGARVIVNDLGSSAAGVGADQTPAEEVVSTIRAAGGEAEINTSDVADWQGARQMVEQAVDRFGGLDVLINNAGILRDRMIVNMTEDEWDMVVRVHLKGTFAPLHHAANHWRARSKAGDQPDARVINTTSHSALFANIGQANYAAAKGGIASLTQIAARELQRIGVTVNAVAPRAQTRMTEGLRDYTPEQVARRDPEWIAALVCWLASAESREISGRVFAAWGYGYSVIESWQHGPVTDAARDPTDLGPHIEKITRFARANAGIDRDTWLNP; encoded by the coding sequence ATGAGTCTGCTGGAAGGAAGGGTCGCGATCGTGACCGGCGGCGGGCGCGGCCTCGGCCGCACCTACGCCATCATGCTGGCGGCACATGGCGCGCGCGTGATCGTCAACGATCTCGGCTCGTCCGCGGCCGGCGTGGGCGCGGACCAGACGCCCGCCGAGGAGGTGGTGTCGACGATCCGCGCCGCCGGGGGCGAGGCCGAGATCAACACCTCCGACGTGGCTGATTGGCAGGGCGCCAGACAGATGGTGGAGCAGGCCGTCGATCGGTTCGGCGGCCTGGACGTGCTCATCAACAATGCCGGCATCCTGCGCGACCGGATGATCGTCAACATGACGGAGGACGAGTGGGACATGGTGGTCCGCGTGCACCTGAAGGGCACGTTCGCGCCGCTGCACCACGCCGCCAACCACTGGCGGGCGCGATCGAAGGCTGGCGATCAGCCGGACGCGCGGGTCATCAACACGACCTCGCACTCGGCCCTGTTCGCCAATATCGGCCAGGCCAATTACGCCGCGGCCAAGGGTGGGATCGCTTCGCTGACGCAGATCGCCGCGCGCGAGCTTCAGCGGATCGGCGTCACGGTCAACGCCGTGGCGCCGCGCGCGCAGACGCGGATGACGGAGGGCTTGCGCGACTACACGCCGGAACAGGTGGCGCGGCGCGATCCGGAATGGATCGCCGCCCTGGTCTGCTGGCTGGCGAGCGCGGAATCGCGGGAGATCAGCGGGCGCGTGTTCGCGGCATGGGGCTACGGCTACTCGGTCATCGAGAGCTGGCAGCACGGGCCGGTGACGGACGCCGCGCGCGATCCGACGGACCTTGGTCCGCACATCGAGAAGATCACGCGGTTCGCGCGGGCGAACGCCGGCATCGACCGCGACACATGGCTGAACCCGTGA
- a CDS encoding class I adenylate-forming enzyme family protein, whose translation MSIDGYMTSPEWATLEPVEVLGRPVAVWRRRPRSVTELMALGVRRDEDDFLVQGERRFTHGAFRRAVAAGAGALAAAGVQPGDRVLIVLYNAPEFWLVQCAAWALGAVPVLGNRWWSPHALARAIARIGPALVATDLPVEAPAARLTPDGIAGWWRLPAPARPLPVPAVDEDDVAVIVFTAGSTGEPKSVQLSHRALVWSQQTAHVLRGGRPLLPPAAGAQKVALATTPLFHNGGMVATLGNQLDGGRIVFLSGRFDPAEALRLIEAERVTSWSAVPTMFQRLLRHPDRPARDLSSLIAPASGGAAVSAEFVAEVTAALPHAARGFSSGYGMTEMSFVTLVGASDLAARPGTVGRVLPGVELRIEAPPGGEGELLARSAALMIGYLDGPERPIDADGWYATGDIGRMDADGFVFITGRAKDMVIRGGENISCQHVEDALLAHADVLEAAVIGVPDAEFGEAVAAVLHPRPGTTPDPAAIAAGLRARLAYFEVPTRWLLRAAPLPVLPTGKIDKPALRREFSDHVNAREAEER comes from the coding sequence ATGAGCATAGACGGCTACATGACCTCGCCCGAGTGGGCGACGCTGGAGCCCGTCGAGGTGCTCGGGCGGCCGGTCGCGGTGTGGCGGCGGCGACCGCGCAGCGTGACGGAGCTGATGGCGCTCGGCGTGCGCCGCGACGAGGACGACTTCCTCGTGCAGGGCGAGCGGCGCTTCACGCACGGGGCGTTCCGCCGGGCGGTGGCGGCCGGTGCGGGGGCGCTGGCGGCGGCTGGCGTGCAGCCCGGCGACCGCGTGCTGATCGTGCTCTACAACGCGCCCGAATTCTGGCTGGTGCAATGTGCCGCCTGGGCGCTCGGCGCGGTGCCGGTGCTCGGGAATCGCTGGTGGAGCCCGCATGCGCTGGCCCGCGCGATCGCGCGGATCGGACCGGCGCTGGTCGCGACCGATCTTCCGGTCGAGGCGCCCGCAGCCCGGCTGACGCCGGACGGGATCGCCGGCTGGTGGCGGCTGCCCGCGCCCGCCCGGCCGCTGCCCGTGCCCGCGGTCGACGAGGACGATGTCGCGGTGATCGTCTTCACCGCCGGCTCGACGGGCGAGCCCAAGTCCGTCCAGCTCTCGCATCGCGCGCTGGTCTGGTCGCAGCAGACCGCGCATGTGCTGCGCGGTGGCCGCCCTCTCCTGCCGCCGGCTGCGGGCGCGCAGAAAGTGGCGCTCGCCACGACGCCGCTGTTCCACAATGGCGGGATGGTCGCCACGCTCGGGAACCAGCTTGACGGCGGCCGCATCGTTTTCCTGTCCGGGCGCTTCGACCCGGCCGAGGCGCTGCGCCTGATCGAGGCGGAGCGGGTCACGAGCTGGTCCGCAGTGCCCACGATGTTCCAGCGCCTGCTGCGTCACCCCGATCGCCCGGCACGCGACCTTTCGAGCCTGATCGCGCCCGCGTCCGGCGGCGCGGCGGTCAGCGCGGAGTTCGTCGCCGAAGTGACTGCCGCCTTGCCGCACGCCGCGCGTGGATTCTCGTCCGGCTACGGCATGACCGAGATGTCGTTTGTCACCCTGGTCGGCGCGTCGGATCTGGCGGCGCGGCCCGGCACGGTCGGGCGCGTGCTGCCGGGCGTCGAGCTTCGCATCGAGGCGCCGCCCGGCGGCGAGGGCGAGCTGCTCGCGCGATCGGCGGCGCTGATGATCGGCTATCTGGACGGGCCGGAGCGGCCGATCGACGCCGACGGCTGGTACGCCACCGGCGACATCGGCCGGATGGACGCGGACGGCTTCGTGTTCATCACCGGCCGCGCCAAGGACATGGTGATACGCGGCGGTGAGAACATCTCCTGCCAGCATGTCGAGGACGCGCTGCTCGCGCACGCGGACGTGCTGGAAGCGGCGGTGATCGGCGTGCCGGACGCGGAGTTCGGCGAGGCGGTGGCGGCGGTGCTCCATCCCCGACCGGGCACCACGCCCGATCCCGCCGCGATCGCCGCCGGGCTGCGCGCGCGGCTCGCTTACTTCGAGGTGCCGACGCGCTGGCTGCTGCGCGCGGCGCCGCTGCCGGTGCTGCCCACCGGCAAGATCGACAAGCCGGCGCTGCGCCGCGAGTTCTCGGACCACGTCAACGCGAGGGAGGCGGAAGAGAGATGA
- a CDS encoding flavin-containing monooxygenase produces the protein MTADVEVLKALVGGVDFDPDALRARYDAERDKRLRPGGDQQYIATAKQFSSYVEDPYVAPGFTRAPLCDEVGAIIVGGGFGGMLMGARLRGAGIERIRYIEKAGDFGGTWYWNRYPGAACDVESYVYLPLLEETGYVPRHKYSFAPEILDYSRRFARHFDLYRDACFQTSVTDMRWDEAARRWHVETDRGDRMRAQFVIVSSGALDRPKLPGIPGIETFAGHTFHTSRWDYDYTGGSADGGLDRIGDKAIGIVGTGATAIQCVPHLAAGAGHLHVFQRTPSSVDARNNRETDPAWAASLRAGWQAERMNNFVTIIHGGDADVDLVDDGWTDMFTDITGAAAKRRAAALGRPLTRIEQRAMTELADFKKMEKIRRRVDAVVGEGATAEALKPWYRQFCKRPCFNDGYLEAFTRPNVTLVDTDGHGIERVTPGGVIVGGREIALDCLIFATGFETNSAFVKRTGFDVAGRDGIRLSDHWRRGVRTLHGLQSHGFPNIFFMGSTQTAFTFLVPFSLGQQASQIAHIIGEVGARGAEVIEATAAGETGWCDEMAAKAHLSDAFYASCTPGYYNDEGNLQNPFGVRASTYGGGPMRFLEILAAWREAGDMAGTELR, from the coding sequence ATGACCGCCGATGTCGAGGTGCTGAAGGCTCTTGTCGGCGGCGTCGACTTCGATCCCGACGCGCTGCGCGCGCGTTACGATGCCGAGCGCGACAAGCGGCTGCGGCCAGGCGGCGACCAGCAGTATATCGCCACGGCGAAGCAGTTCTCGTCCTATGTCGAGGATCCGTATGTCGCGCCGGGCTTCACGCGCGCGCCGCTCTGCGACGAGGTGGGGGCGATCATCGTCGGGGGCGGCTTCGGCGGGATGCTGATGGGCGCACGGCTGCGCGGCGCGGGGATCGAGCGCATCCGCTATATCGAGAAAGCGGGCGACTTCGGCGGCACGTGGTACTGGAACCGATATCCGGGGGCCGCGTGCGACGTCGAGTCATACGTCTACCTGCCGCTGCTCGAAGAGACCGGCTACGTGCCCCGTCACAAATATTCGTTCGCGCCCGAGATACTGGACTATAGCCGCCGCTTCGCCCGCCACTTCGACCTGTACCGCGACGCGTGCTTCCAGACTTCGGTCACGGACATGCGCTGGGACGAGGCGGCGCGGCGCTGGCATGTCGAGACCGATCGCGGCGACCGGATGCGCGCGCAGTTCGTGATCGTGTCGAGCGGCGCGCTCGATCGGCCGAAGCTGCCCGGCATCCCCGGCATCGAGACGTTCGCGGGCCACACCTTCCACACCAGCCGCTGGGACTATGACTATACCGGCGGCAGCGCCGACGGCGGGCTCGACAGGATCGGCGACAAGGCCATCGGCATCGTCGGCACCGGCGCGACCGCCATCCAGTGCGTACCGCATCTGGCCGCCGGGGCGGGGCACCTCCACGTCTTCCAGCGTACCCCCTCGTCGGTGGACGCGCGCAACAATCGCGAGACCGATCCCGCCTGGGCCGCCTCGCTGCGCGCGGGCTGGCAGGCCGAGCGGATGAACAATTTCGTGACGATCATCCACGGCGGCGACGCCGACGTCGATCTGGTCGACGACGGCTGGACCGACATGTTCACCGACATCACGGGCGCCGCCGCCAAACGCCGGGCGGCGGCGCTCGGCCGGCCGCTGACCCGGATCGAGCAGCGCGCGATGACGGAACTGGCCGACTTCAAGAAGATGGAGAAGATCCGCCGTCGGGTGGACGCCGTCGTCGGCGAGGGCGCCACGGCGGAGGCGCTGAAGCCTTGGTATCGTCAGTTCTGCAAGCGACCATGCTTCAACGACGGCTATCTGGAGGCGTTCACCCGCCCGAACGTCACGCTGGTGGATACGGACGGGCACGGCATCGAGCGGGTGACGCCCGGCGGCGTGATCGTAGGTGGGCGCGAGATCGCGCTCGACTGCCTGATCTTCGCCACCGGGTTCGAGACCAACAGCGCGTTCGTCAAGCGTACCGGCTTCGACGTTGCCGGGCGCGACGGAATCAGGCTCTCGGACCATTGGCGGCGCGGGGTGCGCACGCTGCACGGCCTGCAGTCGCACGGCTTCCCGAACATCTTCTTCATGGGATCGACGCAGACCGCGTTCACCTTCCTCGTCCCCTTCTCGCTGGGCCAGCAGGCATCGCAGATCGCGCACATCATCGGCGAGGTGGGCGCGCGCGGCGCCGAGGTGATCGAGGCGACCGCGGCGGGAGAGACCGGATGGTGCGACGAGATGGCCGCCAAGGCGCACCTCTCCGACGCCTTCTACGCCAGCTGCACGCCCGGCTACTATAACGACGAGGGCAATCTCCAGAACCCGTTCGGCGTGCGCGCCTCCACCTATGGCGGCGGCCCGATGCGGTTCCTCGAGATCCTCGCCGCGTGGCGCGAGGCGGGCGACATGGCGGGAACCGAGCTCAGATGA
- a CDS encoding enoyl-CoA hydratase/isomerase family protein yields the protein MTDHPAIELIRHDRVAELRLCRPELLNRFDMQLHRELEYMLGELGRDAEVLAVVLSSTGRVFSAGGDTDVMLECAGDMAKRLDLIDEGRRLFRAVADFPKPLVVALSANSYGLGTSLVLAADAIVSCPGVEFSDPHVVMALVAGDGGCVSWPTAMGMIRAKRHLLTGDPLSADDAFRMGVVTDMEATADAVLPAALALAARIAALPPLAVQLTKRALNKVMMARTGEVLDLGFYLEGITFGSADLQEAVSAFKGKRAPRWEGR from the coding sequence ATGACCGACCACCCAGCGATCGAACTCATCCGCCACGATCGCGTCGCCGAACTGCGGCTGTGCCGGCCGGAACTGCTCAACCGCTTCGACATGCAGCTCCATCGCGAGCTGGAATACATGCTGGGCGAACTGGGCCGCGACGCGGAGGTGCTCGCGGTGGTGCTGAGTTCGACCGGGCGGGTCTTCTCCGCGGGCGGCGACACCGACGTGATGCTCGAATGCGCGGGCGACATGGCCAAGCGCCTCGACCTGATCGACGAGGGACGGCGGCTGTTTCGCGCCGTGGCGGACTTCCCCAAGCCGCTGGTGGTGGCGCTTTCCGCGAACAGCTACGGGCTGGGCACTTCGCTGGTGCTCGCGGCCGACGCGATCGTGTCCTGTCCCGGCGTCGAATTCTCCGATCCGCATGTCGTAATGGCGCTGGTCGCGGGTGATGGCGGCTGCGTGTCGTGGCCGACGGCCATGGGCATGATCCGCGCCAAGCGCCATCTGCTGACCGGCGATCCGCTGAGCGCCGACGACGCGTTCCGGATGGGCGTCGTCACCGACATGGAGGCCACGGCGGACGCGGTGCTGCCGGCGGCGCTCGCGCTCGCCGCGCGGATCGCCGCGCTGCCGCCGCTCGCCGTGCAGCTGACCAAGCGCGCGCTCAACAAGGTGATGATGGCGCGCACCGGCGAGGTGCTCGATCTCGGTTTCTATCTGGAGGGGATCACGTTCGGCTCGGCCGACCTGCAGGAGGCGGTGAGCGCGTTCAAGGGCAAGCGCGCGCCGCGTTGGGAGGGCCGCTGA
- a CDS encoding SDR family NAD(P)-dependent oxidoreductase, whose translation MSAARLAGRVAVVTGAGGGIGRAHALALAAEGAAVLVNDRGSALDGGSARSAASDVVAEIVSAGGRAVADTADVGGWAGAEALVGHAIDAFGALDILVNNAGILRPRTLIGMSEDEFGSVIRVHLIGSAATAHFAGLHWRARAKADEPGAFRLVNTTSGAGLYGHGQANYAAAKAGIVALTQVAAAELGRYGATANAISPTALTRMSEGIAPERFTVDHVARLVCWLASDAAAGITGQVFQVGGGHIATVSRARVDAAIDRAEGWSLAALDAAMPDLLARSDDHPDVMGYRPGDARSPLLPEISLPNNSAGTSA comes from the coding sequence GTGAGCGCCGCGCGCCTTGCCGGCCGCGTCGCGGTCGTGACCGGCGCCGGTGGCGGTATCGGCCGGGCGCACGCGCTGGCGCTTGCCGCCGAGGGCGCGGCGGTGCTCGTCAACGATCGCGGCAGCGCGCTCGACGGCGGCAGTGCGAGAAGCGCCGCGTCCGACGTCGTGGCAGAGATCGTCTCGGCCGGCGGTCGCGCCGTGGCGGACACCGCCGACGTGGGCGGCTGGGCGGGCGCGGAGGCGCTCGTCGGCCATGCGATAGACGCGTTCGGCGCGCTCGACATCCTCGTCAACAATGCCGGCATCCTGCGTCCGCGCACGCTGATCGGCATGAGCGAGGACGAATTCGGCTCGGTGATCCGCGTCCACCTGATCGGCAGCGCCGCGACCGCGCATTTCGCCGGGCTGCACTGGCGCGCACGCGCCAAGGCGGACGAGCCCGGCGCGTTCCGGCTTGTGAACACGACCTCCGGCGCGGGCCTCTACGGCCACGGTCAGGCCAATTACGCCGCCGCCAAGGCCGGCATAGTCGCCTTGACGCAGGTCGCGGCCGCCGAGCTCGGCCGCTACGGCGCGACCGCCAACGCGATCTCGCCGACCGCGCTCACGCGGATGAGCGAGGGCATCGCGCCCGAGCGGTTCACCGTCGATCATGTCGCCCGGCTGGTATGCTGGCTGGCGAGCGACGCCGCAGCCGGCATCACCGGCCAGGTCTTCCAGGTGGGCGGCGGCCACATCGCCACCGTCTCCCGCGCGCGGGTCGACGCGGCGATCGACCGGGCGGAGGGCTGGAGCCTGGCGGCGCTGGACGCGGCGATGCCCGACCTGCTCGCGCGGAGCGACGACCATCCGGACGTGATGGGCTATCGGCCGGGAGACGCGCGATCGCCGCTGCTGCCCGAGATCAGCCTGCCGAACAACAGCGCGGGAACATCAGCATGA